From Pangasianodon hypophthalmus isolate fPanHyp1 chromosome 10, fPanHyp1.pri, whole genome shotgun sequence:
TTGACAGGtttaacacataacacacaggtattttttcatttttacacacaaggCATATGACAAAGTTGGACAGAAACATGCttcaaaataatagaaataaataaaatcagtggaTGAGAGACATTATGATTATTTCTCATAAGAAAGCATAATTctacagtatgtgtttattgACTTAATTGTCTTCAAAGCCGGAGTGCAAGAGCAATCTTGTCTTCAGCGTAAAAATGTCTCCATCTATAACCATGTGCAGGGCTAACAAGTCATTAGTCCAAGGTACCGTAAGATTTCTCCATGACCACATGTGGCTTTACTGTGCCAAAATCCTTATGAAATTTTTTTAAGACACAGACTGGCATTTCCTTCAGTTGTGCAGCACAAAACGCCTTATGTAAAAATCTTGAATAGTTGGAGGAGTGTGTCGGGTGCATGCAGCTGAGACATCTCATTGCTCTGTGGGACACAAACTGCGATCCTTACAGCAAAAATAGTGGACCACCACACCATTTGGATACCTGGCAAAGGCACTGTGCAAATGGAAGACAAATATGTATTATTTGAAGATGGCCCTTGTTAATGTAATGacatgggggggaaaaaaaaatcagcaaaattatACGAGACATACCTGTTTCCAATCTTCTTCTTACACACCCGGCAGGTCTTCTCTTCAGTAATGACACACTTTACCTGCTGATGAAAGATTCGCTCTTCTTGGACCTACAAACGCAGTGGCAGAGGGTAAGAAGATGGTGTACATAATAGTGCATAGACAATTTCCTTTTCCAAAATCTGCCTAAAATGTTTTCTGACTTAAAAAAACGAAACGAAAAACGAAAACAAAGGATTTTAGTATACTACAAGAAAACAGTACCatgctcacacaaacactttctcAGCTAAGCAGCgtgtctctccatcactccagtAACTTACCCGGAGGAACTCAGCCTGCAGCAGACTCTTGAGCACCTGGTCGAAGCGTTTCCTCTGGGCCTTCTCCTCCAACACACTCTCGAGAAACACACGGATCTCTTTGATCTGAGTGTTCGCTGGAAGTAGGTTTATCGCCTAGTGATCGGGAAAGATAATACAGTCTTTAATACAACAgcaaagaccacatcaggttccactcctgtcagccaaaaacaagaatctgaggctatcatgggcacagactcaacgaaactggacagttgaagactggaaaaataccaggtgattttttttttctaatcttcagctgtccagtttcgatgagCCTGTGCCAATGATAGCATCAGAttcttgtttttggctgacacgagtggaacccgatgtagttttctgctgttgtagcccatccatatCAAgattcaatgttttgtgcatgctgagatgcttttctgctcactatggttgtaaagagtgattatgaGTTATTACATCCTTCCTGgaagctcaaaccaatctggccattttactctgacctctcttatcaacaaggcgtttccacccacagaactgtcgctcactcaatgttttttgttttttgtaccattccGTGTAAACTATAAAAACTGTTGTATGTAAAATTCCCAGAAGATCAACAGTTTATGatatactcaaaccagcccttccgGTATCAACATCCATGCcccgatcaaagtcacagagatcaccctttttcttcattctgatgtttgatgtgaaccttAACTGATGCTCATGATcctatatctgcatgatattttgcattgcgctgctgccacatgattggctgattaaatgactgcatgaatgtgcaggtgttcctaataaagtggatggtagGTGTATATTTGCTTTTCCGTGTTCTACAAAAAATATGCTTCACATAAAGATTTATTGACTGCCCCAAAAATTGTTCCTTAATCACTTCTACTAGTTGtaataaatgattaaagaattttgttattttctgttATAGTCCTTTTCTGACTACAGTAAGGTGTCAAAGATACTGTTCATGTAGTAACTATAAAAGCTGTAAAAGTGATGGACAGAGATAAGCTTGAAAAATGCTGGCGTGCTCCTTTAATTCAGCTGGATGGGGCTCTAATGTTTGTGGCTCTACAGTCCACCCATGTTGTGCACAGCAGGGTGCGACAAAGAACTTGACTCTCTCGTTTGACATCCAAAATTGTGGTCTGTCCCTGCATGTGGCCCTGCTGAACCAGGCCTCTGGATGGCAGCCAGTGGAAATAAAAGCAACATCATATAAAACAAATGAGCAAGAGAGCCTTTCGAAGCAGATTCATGCTCTGTATTTTAAACTACACATACTTGGCACCTAATGCACTTAACGATTTATAGCAGTCATGTCCTGTTGCTCATCATTCAGCTTTTTATTGGGTAGAAGGACAGGACAAGAGCCAACGATAAGGGCCTCACTGAGAAATAAAGTCCTTTGGAATATTGTATGTGATGCTGTCTGGAAATACCACTAAACAGGGTGATCATAATAACTGGTAATATGCCAGAGAGCAAAATTATTGCTGCACCAATACCAGCTACACTGAAGGACAGGGACTGGTCACGAGGAAGTATAATGAGCTGTAGAGCCACaaaaagtgtttatatttaatgagaGGCAGAAACAAGCTCCCAAACCATTCTATGAGCAACAAAACATGACTATTACAGCTGTCATTGTACTGGCTATTGGGATTCTCACCTTAGTAGTGTTGAGCTTGCTATGGTGCAGCTCAAGGACCTGCAGGGCAGCCTGAAGATTAGCCTGGGGCTCAGACAGCTCCATCTTAATAGGACCCAGACAATGTGCGTCTGGAGGAGACAGGTACATGCGCAAGAGAGATAGATACACCTGCACAGAGGAGACAGCTGCAGTGTAACTCTTTGAGATATGGGagacattaaaaaagaaaaaagacaaacaacttTCCAGACAAAGATTATGCGTTTGAAATCTAGCATTTCATAAGCTTTTCAAAGTTCACCAAAACATTCCTGGATCAATCCTAAATCAATCAGTGgctttatttaaacaatgtaTGAGAATAGCCCTGTAATATTTGTGCAACACTAaatgcagaggaaaaaaaaaataagcagaagAGTTTGTGTTAAAATGTTCGAAAGATGCTGAAATTAGATCAAATACACTTTCAAATGTAAGGAAAATACAACatagaaaactgtttttttattattattcttgcAATGTGTGAAGCATCTGTGCTTTCATAGAGACACACTTACATCTTTATTTCCATCTGCTGATTTGTCATAATGTCTGTGACAATACCTAAAGAGGGAAGTGTACACACAGTCAGAGTCACATAAGACTAAAATTGAAACATATTCAGCCAAATAACAATTCCATTTGGCTAAGGAAGACAAACAGCCACAGACATATGGTGACACTGAAGCATACTCACTCCTCAGCCATGTATGTGTCTTTCAGTGTGTGCACATATATGAAGAGTGCCTGCTCATGTTTTCCCATGCGGCCCAGAAGAAGGGCTCGCTCCTCCAACAGACctgagaaagagggagacaaaaatacacactcacatcatATGTGTTTCATGGTATGTTTTCAGTGCAGTAAAGAGGTGATAATCTCTTAGATCAAAggctaaaatgctaaattacCATCAAATGGGAAGTCACTGATGAGAATCTCTGGCTCATAGCATCTAGAACTCTCTAGGAAATGCAACAGCTTGTTCCGTAACTTTCCAAGTTCTCCTTCCTCCGTCCCTGCAGCCACAGCTTGGACACCTATTCACAGTTATAAGGGAGGATGATGTTGGGGAATTCGAAGAGAAAAGGATTCTAAGCAAACTTACATTGCTAGAGGTTTCTCTGTTAAGTTACTTCAGAAGACCACATAAAagtgcacattttattttaatgcaacaaagaaaaatgatctGTGTTGCATTTTAGAGAGAACTGAAGTTaagttaaaatgtattattaaaatgtcttaTAATTTAGCTGAAAGCGACAACAGTAGTCACTATCCGGATCCAACTGCATTCTGTAACCCATGTCTGTTAGAGAAGCACTCTATCAGGGAGCTAACAGCTCTCACCCTCAGGCAGCGAGTTGAGATACTCTTTCATCAGCGCTTGTACTCTCTCCAGGTAGAGCTGGATCAGCACGTTGTGGAACTCGGGGCCCGTTTCCTCCCACACACTGATAATGTGCTCCAGATATGGCACAGCTAGCTCCTTAAAACCCTCCTTCAGGAAGTCTAGCACCTTGTCTCTGGGCAGCATTTCTACTTCCGTAAGGTCCTCTGTAAAAATCTGTTGCCAAAACATAGTGCAGACAGTTAAAGAGCAACTCCAGTGGCCTTTTGCCTTGTTATCACACCCCCATGTTCAAACACCATCTGTGTCACCCGCTGCCCGCATCACTGGTGAGCTGGGGGTGTCACCCACAGAAAGCcacttgtgttatttatttgctgGCAGAAGCAATCAGCAAAGCTGGTCATTTTCACTGCTCAAATATAACAGACAAAATGCGTGAGtactttaatttattcattatccATGTCAAACCAACACAGAGATATTTATCAGAATGGGAATGACATAAGCCATGATCTCTAGACAACCTAACGATCCTCAATGTGCAACTAAGGCCAAGCCCTTAAGTACAATTTTTTGTAGAATATACTATGCCATCATGGTTTTTGACATTCATGAAATTTGATGGAGTTGTTCCTGAAACATACTATACATCATAATGCATTTTGTTAGGATTATTACATTGTCTCCAAAACTCATTCAACATACATTCAGCAATATTAATCAGACTGAttcaaaaaacataattttacaGGACCAAGGACAATAATGCACCCTGGGAACAAAGTATTCACTGTACATAATGCCAATCCAATACAGCTCTCACCTTGAGACCATCCTCTGGACAAATCTTCAGCACCCATGGGGAAAACTCAAAGATAACGCCCAGATTCTCTGCCCCTGGGTAAGAAAGCATAGTGCAGCAAGGTTGTGAGTATGGATGATGAGAACATATAAATAGTCAAGATTAAAGGCCTCAGGAAATCTGAAATGAACATACTGTTTATTTAGCCAGAAGGTTAATTAACCTGATGATTATATTTCAACCCCAATTATAGGAGTGACAGAAATTTATCAGACAATTAGTGCATGGCTCTGAATTCAGACGGGGGTCCCGTCACACTGTTCTTGTTGAGTTGTAAGAAAAACACAGTTAAGTTTATCCATTTCCTGTCTTGGTCTTAAACAACAAAGCCTAATCTAATGAGGCTGCAGTGTTCCCTATATGCAAATGCttaatgtgaaatgaaacagtgtgtatagtggtgaGCGATAAACACTCACCCAGTCTCTGGAGATACTGCACTGTCCTCTCATGACCCTTTAGAGGGGAGTTGGCTTTAGTGGACTGATCCAGCAGGACCTGCAGGGCTACAGATCACCGTTTTCATTAGTCTACCACTCTTTCAGAAATCTCTAACCCTTTACCAATACTTGAGATGACAAACATGATTTTATAGCACGTATCTAACCAGAAAGACTGACTTGACAGCAGTTAATGAAGGAAGAAGGGGTGTGAGAGTGAACCAATATGTTCAATCTGGTCTGTTGTGCATTACATCACTAGAACAGTTTGGTATAGCAGcataattaaaaacatgagCTGATCTGAATGATCACCAAGTACCTTTTAGCATCCAAATAACTAAGATGCTTCTGCCTTCATAAGAAATGTAGAATTATTAAACATCAGTGGAGCAAACAGGCTTGGACAGCAAAGcgaaaaaatctaattaaatcaCTAAATCATATTTCACACTGTTTTTGCCAAAGGaaaaagacacaataataaaatatatttatcattaCACAAATCTCTGCATCtccattgatttatttattctgccAACATATAAAACACTGTCATAGCCGCATATAAATAGCGATTCCTTTATATAAACTCTTTACGATTGCAGTGACAAATTTTAAGAGACCTTAATccatggtaacagtgactcAGATACCACAAAGATCCATACTTTCATCAAACTGCTGTTCCACACTGCTAGCTTTTGAATTAGGAGTGTAGACCTACACAGTTATAATTCTATTAGCCTTGTGAGACCATGTGTCCTCATAAAAGGCAATTTTCACAGACTGCTTTTCATTCTAATACACTGCTTGTGTTCTCTAGTtaattcaaaacacacaacatgaccACTCAAATATAGTTATCTTCTGTGTAATTATACTGAAAAAGCATTCTGCTGCATGAATACTGGAACAGATCTCTTCTGAAACCATACACATGAGACTTACTGAATTAATCTTTTGACACACTCTTCTCTTGCTCCCTTGCCTTGTTTTTCCTCTAGGTGTTTTTCCTGATCTTTGGGTGTTTATACTTCAAGGGCTACTGGTTCCCAGCTTGtctgtattctgtattctgATCTTCTGATTAAATCAAGGTCAGGTCCAAATGAATATTACAGCTGCAACCAGTGAAGGTTTAGTGACGGTAATTGTAATCAGGCTAACAGAACAAGACAGTCAAATTCAGATACTACTGAAAAAACGTTCATGCCTAAGGCTAATAACAATctaattaaatcattttgttatatttcataatgtttctgcaaaaaaagacacaataaaatatagaatcCAATATCtctccccattttctccccaatatTTTCACCTGCCAATTACAACCCACATACCCAGCTTTCGTCTTTCACATGACAGCTAGCTACCAagaagggtgaaggctaacacacgTTTCttccgagacacatgaagcagGTCAGCTGCACCTTTCTGAACTTAGAGCATGGATTTGACCTGTATTAGGTCCAGCTCCACTCCtagacttttggttctgcagcgaGGACCCAATATGCATTCCTATAGGATTATTTTTTCTGCATATAACACAGAATGTGTATCTTCTGTAGTTTTTTGAGTTGTAGACCATACACTTTACCTCAAGATATGACCTCAAATATGACCTTGTGCTAATTAGTGTTTCATGAGGATATTGCTGTGCTAGGAACATTTGTGattgtaattttaaatttaccCTTCTGATGCAAGCCCTTCTTCTCATAGAGGATGATGAGCTCACTGTACTTGTGGGCCTTCTTCAGCACATACTCACTCTCCTCCACATGACAGTGATTGTTTTCTAGACGCAGAAGGGGTGACACCAAGGCGACATTGGTCTAAAAACAGAACAAAGTAATAAGCATGCAAGAGTCTCACTTTGTTCTGTGGAACCCTCAAACCCTGATCATACTACAAACAAACACTAAATTCTGATCTGATTTTGTGACAAGGAGTCAAGAGTCCGGCACCAGAGATAATCAAAACAGCCTTGTGCAGAAAGTGTACATGGAAGTGGCCTTACTTGGAGGTAGCATTTCAGCAGGGTGGTGTCTATGATCTGAAGAAGCTTCTTGCGGCTTTTGATTGTAGGTGTGCCCTCCATAAGCGGCGATGGGGTGGACGGGTCAGAGTCATTCAGCTGCTTCACCAAATGACTGCGCTtctacataataaaaataaaggactgttagtaaaatgaaattgaaatgtaaTGCAAACATCTCAACAAGATTCCATAAAGCTCCATAAaggccctgtgtgtgcagaccTGGGTTAAGTAGTCAATGAGAGCCAGGTGGGCCTTCTCCAGCTCCACTCCAGAAAGGGTGGGCAAAGGATTGGGGTAATGCAGCTGTTTACGGTAGTCAGAGGGCAGAAGGTCTGGATACAGCCCAATCACATGAGTTGGATCTATAACAGAGGATGGGACATGCCATGTTATCAAAATTAACATTATGCTTACAGGGCTCCCACTCTTTTTAAGACataatttttcaggatttttcaggacattttcAGTGATCCCTTAGGCTTGGGAAGATCGATGATAGTATCGCATGACAGCAGAGCAACAAAAAGACAGCTGAAGACTCTGCACACTGCACATGATCTCACAAGCCTAATATGATTAGACAACCTATATATCTATTTCAGTTagagatcaaaagataaatgagaatagatcagaatttcatctttcatttcctga
This genomic window contains:
- the vps39 gene encoding vam6/Vps39-like protein isoform X2, translating into MHDAYEPVPILEKLPLQIDCMAAWEDWLLVGTKPGHLLLYRIRKDAGTNRFEVTLEKSNKNFSKKIQQLYVVSQYKILVSLLENNIHVHDLLTFQQITVVSKAKGATLFACDLQSNSGEAKLRMCVAVRKKLQLYYWKDREFHELQGDFAVPDIPKSMAWCENSLCVGFKRDYYLIRMDGRGSIKELFPTGKQLEPLVAPLADGKVAVGQDDLTVVLNEEGTCTQKCALNWTDIPVAMEHQPPYIIAVLPRYVEIRTFEPRLLVQSVELQRPRFITSAGPNIVYVASNHFVWRLVPVSIASQIRQLLQDKQFELALQLAKMKDDADGDKKQQIHHIQNLYAFNLFCQKRFDDSMQVFAKLGTDPTHVIGLYPDLLPSDYRKQLHYPNPLPTLSGVELEKAHLALIDYLTQKRSHLVKQLNDSDPSTPSPLMEGTPTIKSRKKLLQIIDTTLLKCYLQTNVALVSPLLRLENNHCHVEESEYVLKKAHKYSELIILYEKKGLHQKALQVLLDQSTKANSPLKGHERTVQYLQRLGAENLGVIFEFSPWVLKICPEDGLKIFTEDLTEVEMLPRDKVLDFLKEGFKELAVPYLEHIISVWEETGPEFHNVLIQLYLERVQALMKEYLNSLPEGVQAVAAGTEEGELGKLRNKLLHFLESSRCYEPEILISDFPFDGLLEERALLLGRMGKHEQALFIYVHTLKDTYMAEEYCHRHYDKSADGNKDVYLSLLRMYLSPPDAHCLGPIKMELSEPQANLQAALQVLELHHSKLNTTKAINLLPANTQIKEIRVFLESVLEEKAQRKRFDQVLKSLLQAEFLRVQEERIFHQQVKCVITEEKTCRVCKKKIGNSAFARYPNGVVVHYFCCKDRSLCPTEQ
- the vps39 gene encoding vam6/Vps39-like protein isoform X1 encodes the protein MHDAYEPVPILEKLPLQIDCMAAWEDWLLVGTKPGHLLLYRIRKDAGTNRFEVTLEKSNKNFSKKIQQLYVVSQYKILVSLLENNIHVHDLLTFQQITVVSKAKGATLFACDLQQSNSGEAKLRMCVAVRKKLQLYYWKDREFHELQGDFAVPDIPKSMAWCENSLCVGFKRDYYLIRMDGRGSIKELFPTGKQLEPLVAPLADGKVAVGQDDLTVVLNEEGTCTQKCALNWTDIPVAMEHQPPYIIAVLPRYVEIRTFEPRLLVQSVELQRPRFITSAGPNIVYVASNHFVWRLVPVSIASQIRQLLQDKQFELALQLAKMKDDADGDKKQQIHHIQNLYAFNLFCQKRFDDSMQVFAKLGTDPTHVIGLYPDLLPSDYRKQLHYPNPLPTLSGVELEKAHLALIDYLTQKRSHLVKQLNDSDPSTPSPLMEGTPTIKSRKKLLQIIDTTLLKCYLQTNVALVSPLLRLENNHCHVEESEYVLKKAHKYSELIILYEKKGLHQKALQVLLDQSTKANSPLKGHERTVQYLQRLGAENLGVIFEFSPWVLKICPEDGLKIFTEDLTEVEMLPRDKVLDFLKEGFKELAVPYLEHIISVWEETGPEFHNVLIQLYLERVQALMKEYLNSLPEGVQAVAAGTEEGELGKLRNKLLHFLESSRCYEPEILISDFPFDGLLEERALLLGRMGKHEQALFIYVHTLKDTYMAEEYCHRHYDKSADGNKDVYLSLLRMYLSPPDAHCLGPIKMELSEPQANLQAALQVLELHHSKLNTTKAINLLPANTQIKEIRVFLESVLEEKAQRKRFDQVLKSLLQAEFLRVQEERIFHQQVKCVITEEKTCRVCKKKIGNSAFARYPNGVVVHYFCCKDRSLCPTEQ